The following DNA comes from Spirulina major PCC 6313.
CGGAATTGCACATCTGAAGGTAGATTAATCACACCCGCCGTGAGATTTGCATTCAAGGAACCGATGGACATCCCACGGCCACTGCTCACACCCGGTGTGATAGTAACTTCACTCGAAGATGAAGTAATCGTTTTAGCCGTAGGAATGAAAAGCTGCGGCAAGTTATTCGCAGAAATCAGAGATCCCACAATCGGGTTACCGATTTGAGTGAAGTTCCCCACGTTATACGCCAGGGCGGTGTCCACTTGGGAGAACGGGATTAAGGAGCCATTGGCACTAAAGGCAATCCCGGACAGTTTTCCGGTGATCAAACCTGTATCCCCAGCCGTTACCGAATTACTGGTGTCTGCGTCAACGAATCCCCCTGTAGCGGTGGGGATAAACAGCGGATTGGTCAGAACCCCGTTCGGGCTGACAATCTGCATGTTTTGAATTGCCAAGTCGAAGAGGCTGATGTTTCCTGAATCGGGGATGAAGAAGCCGGCTGCACCGGAGACATTACCACCCGTGACACGAACTTGAGCTTCTGCCGCAGGAGCGACAGCAACGGCAGCCAAGCCACCTAAAAGACCTAAAGAAAGAGCGGTTTTGCGGGCAAATTTAGACATCATAATGAAACAAACTCCACGAATGAGTGACGGAAAGAATAGCAAGGGCTTCAGAGAAATTTAGTGAAATTCAGTGAATGGCCTGAGCTTAAGAGAGAGTGCGTAATCTTACGGATAAGGGTGAAATGTCCAAGATGATAACGAAACGGTGTTATTCCAGAAGTACGCGGACATTTTTGCGTTGTTATGACCTCTGACCAGAAAGGGAACCCAAAGGTTCCCCTTGTCCAAAACTTTTTTTGAGATTTCCGGAAATACTAGAAGCTAAACGTTGTGCGGACTGCGCCGATCAAAATATCATCATTAGACCCGTTATGGAAAGGGCTAATGAGCCAGATTAAGCCCGGCGTAATGCTGATATTGTTGGTAAGTTGCCAACGATAAAAGGCTTCAAGATGGTAAGTGGCTCCTTGTTGCCCACCAGCTGGCCCGAGCAAATTCCCTTCGTTAATGAAACTGGGGACATTGCGTCCTGTTTCCAGGTTGCTGTAGGAGATGCGGGGGGGCTGTCCGAAGTAAAGACCGAGTAAGTTACCATCACCACCGAGATCAGGGAAGTTGAGGAAGGTCATCCAGTTAAAGGTTTCGATCGTCCCTTCGGCCGGCAGGTAGTCGGATACGGTGTAGCCTGTCCAGCCACCGAAGGTGATGCTATCGGATGCTCGCCATTCTAGGGTTAACCCGTAGGCATCGGTGCTGATCGGCGCACGTCCATTGTTAAAGTTGGGAATCACTAAGAGATCGTCTCCGATACCTGCGCCTAGACGACCAAAGGGGTTGTAGGAGTTAATGTATTGGAGCGATATGTCAATATCACGGGTTGGGGCAGCGACAACTTGCAAGCCGAAGGTTGTGATGTTGGTGTCACCGCCAAATAAGACGCTGTCGGTGAGGGGATCATTGGATGAATAGGTTCCTTGTAAACTGAAACTGGGGTTAATTTGCCAGTCAAGACCTGCACCTAAACCGCTGCCACCGGTGGCGATGATCGGGTTCCGTTGGGCAAAGCGGGAGAGGGAGCCGCTGCCTTCGTTTTCGATGCGGTTGGTGCCTCGGAAGACGTTGACGGGGCCGATGCCTTTGGGGCCGACCATGACCGCAAGGTTATTGGTGACTAGATGGCGATAGTTGAGGTCGGATACTTGAACTTGGTTATCGGTATCGCCTTCGTAGGCAAGGCCAACGTAGCTAGCCAAGCTGTCGGTGAAGCGATCGGTGGTGCGTCCGTTTCCGGCGTTGAGGGTGGTGAGGAGGAGGCTGCGGGGGCTGAATTGGGTGAAGAGACTCAGATAGGTGGTGTGGATAACGTTGATGTTGTTTTCGGTGTCTTCAAAGGTGTTTCCCCCTAGGTTGAAGCTGCCTCGGCTGCGGCCTTGGAGGCCGATGGTGGTTTGGCCGAAGAGTTTGGTGGTGGTGGAGAATTGGTTGTCTTCGAGGAATTGGACGCGCTCTTCGAGGTCGTCAACTTGGGTGCTGAGGGTGGCGAGTTCGGTTTCAAATTCTTGGGTGAGACGGCGGAGGGATTCGAGGTCTGCTTGGGTGGCGAAGCGATCGCCAATTTCTGCGAGGGTTTGTTCAATCACCTGCATACAGGCGTTGAGGGCGGCGGCGAACTCGTAGCGGGAGAGGGCGCGATCGCCTCGGAAAGTGCTGTCGGGATAACCCTTGATGCAGTCGTAGCGATTGACTAAGTCCCGCAAAGCGGCGTAGGCCCAATCATTGGGAGAAATGTCCCGCAGTTCAAAGACGTTATTGACCTGAGCCATGGGGTCAGTGTCCACGTCTGCGGCGATCAGGATGGGAGCGGTGGTTGCGGTCGTGGTGAGATCTTGGGGGCTGTGGTTGGAAGATGCGGTGAGTTGAGCGGAGCGAGCCAGGGTCAAAACGGATGGTGTGGAGAGATCTGCTGGTAAAACTCCGGGGCTTTGGGCATCGAAAGCTAAGGCATCCGCGTTGGACTTCTGAGCCGAGATGGCGGCGGTGAGTGCGTCAACTGCGGGCTGGGTGGTGAAGGTATCTGGTGTTAACTGGCTGGTGGGGGCTGATTCTTTGTGAGCAGATTTGACGGTTGATTCTGCCAAGGCCATGGGTGCGGCACCTGAGCTTAACACTGTCAGTAACAGCGTCAGCGAGACGGTTTGGTCTAATGATTGTTTGGGTTTCACAGATAAATAACTCCTCAAGACACCTTAGTTATTAGTTGATAGTAAACAGGTTGATCAATCTTTACGCAGTTTAACGACACACCAATGATGATCATGACAGACCGAGAGAGATAGTATTACCCTGTTCATCCATCTAACTCGCTAGTCTACTGTATTCAATAATGATCCGGATAGGGTGCAATTAATGGGGATACATTTCAGCCATTGTGCGGATTCCTTAATTAGAATGTTTAAGATGTTGCGGATCGATCGCCATATTTAATCAGTAGCGCGATCGCAACACTCACTGCAAAAATTAACACAACACTGAGGGCAGAACCAAATCCCCAATTACGTGCTGCACCGAGAAATTGGTTATAAATCAGCCGTGAAAGGGTCATGCTCGATGCACCGCCGAGGAGTTCGGGATCAACAAAATCGCCGAGGCCGGTGATGAAGACGAGGAGGGAACCGGCGGCAATGCCGGGGGCGGTTTGGGGGATGGTAACTTTCCAGAAGGTTTCGA
Coding sequences within:
- a CDS encoding iron uptake porin yields the protein MKPKQSLDQTVSLTLLLTVLSSGAAPMALAESTVKSAHKESAPTSQLTPDTFTTQPAVDALTAAISAQKSNADALAFDAQSPGVLPADLSTPSVLTLARSAQLTASSNHSPQDLTTTATTAPILIAADVDTDPMAQVNNVFELRDISPNDWAYAALRDLVNRYDCIKGYPDSTFRGDRALSRYEFAAALNACMQVIEQTLAEIGDRFATQADLESLRRLTQEFETELATLSTQVDDLEERVQFLEDNQFSTTTKLFGQTTIGLQGRSRGSFNLGGNTFEDTENNINVIHTTYLSLFTQFSPRSLLLTTLNAGNGRTTDRFTDSLASYVGLAYEGDTDNQVQVSDLNYRHLVTNNLAVMVGPKGIGPVNVFRGTNRIENEGSGSLSRFAQRNPIIATGGSGLGAGLDWQINPSFSLQGTYSSNDPLTDSVLFGGDTNITTFGLQVVAAPTRDIDISLQYINSYNPFGRLGAGIGDDLLVIPNFNNGRAPISTDAYGLTLEWRASDSITFGGWTGYTVSDYLPAEGTIETFNWMTFLNFPDLGGDGNLLGLYFGQPPRISYSNLETGRNVPSFINEGNLLGPAGGQQGATYHLEAFYRWQLTNNISITPGLIWLISPFHNGSNDDILIGAVRTTFSF